One genomic region from Nitrospinota bacterium encodes:
- a CDS encoding flagellin gives MIEPINSGGINRLLNSIEKNKSGLGKSLEKIASGRRLNRAGEDPAANAIATQLRSDIRALGQAVRNVDSGSNFIRSAEGGLNTISELTARGRELALQAANGTMGDTERQTLNAEFSQIKSEIDRISSSSEFNGQKLLDGSLSAQSTTPVEIQAGTGSGPEDRISLNVVEATDT, from the coding sequence ATGATCGAACCTATAAATTCAGGCGGCATCAATCGGCTCCTCAATAGTATCGAAAAAAACAAATCCGGGCTGGGAAAGTCTTTGGAAAAAATCGCCTCCGGTCGACGTTTGAATCGGGCGGGGGAAGACCCTGCCGCAAATGCCATCGCCACTCAATTGCGTTCGGACATTCGCGCCCTGGGTCAAGCGGTTCGCAATGTCGATTCCGGGTCAAATTTTATCCGCTCTGCTGAAGGCGGGCTGAACACCATTTCGGAACTCACCGCTCGTGGCCGGGAACTGGCCTTACAAGCCGCAAACGGGACAATGGGCGATACCGAAAGACAAACCTTGAATGCAGAGTTCTCGCAGATAAAAAGCGAAATCGATCGAATTTCCAGCTCCAGTGAATTCAACGGGCAAAAGCTTCTGGACGGCTCCTTAAGCGCCCAATCCACCACACCTGTCGAAATTCAGGCCGGAACCGGGAGCGGCCCGGAAGACCGCATCAGCCTGAATGTCGTTGAAGCCACAGACACATAA